In Biomphalaria glabrata chromosome 11, xgBioGlab47.1, whole genome shotgun sequence, the following proteins share a genomic window:
- the LOC129928958 gene encoding craniofacial development protein 2-like, with amino-acid sequence MTITVIKTSAKKRRIVPLTIGAWNVRTLLDNDTSDRPQRRTALVARELHRYNIDIAALSETRLADEGELCERGAGYTFFWSGRSTEVRGESGVGFAIKTSIVSKLVGPPKGISDRLMTLKMPLQNGKKHISIVSCYAPTMTNPDDVIAKFYEELNSTLLNIPKTEKLLILGDFNARVGSDHHIWKGVLGKFGIGQCNSKGLLLLQTCAEHKLLISNTIFSLPMRKRTSWMHPRSRHWHLIDYVITRQSDRLDIRVTKSCCGAECGTDHRLIITKLNIRIQPKRRPQKSKPLKRLNTASLADDKTEKSIADAIENCLKSTVLTESNVDKSWECFKEAIYSTALNILGPMERKHQDWFDENSIEIRKLLDEKHKLHKLCLNNPNPCTHPSKSAYATHRIWSTTRKPVRLQKRAVEPLS; translated from the coding sequence aaaaaGAGGAGGATAGTTCCTCTTACCATAGGCGCATGGAATGTGCGCACACTACTTGACAACGACACATCTGATAGACCACAAAGACGAACTGCACTAGTAGCCAGGGAGCTCCACAGATACAACATAGACATAGCAGCACTAAGCGAGACTCGGCTTGCAGATGAAGGTGAACTCTGCGAAAGAGGAGCTGGATATACTTTCTTCTGGAGCGGTAGAAGCACTGAAGTACGAGGTGAATCTGGAGTTGGCTTTGCTATAAAAACATCAATAGTATCTAAACTAGTCGGGCCTCCCAAAGGAATAAGTGATAGGCTCATGACCCTAAAGATGCCTTTACAAAACGGAAAGAAACATATTTCCATTGTTAGCTGTTACGCACCCACCATGACTAACCCAGATGATgtcatagcaaagttttacgAAGAACTAAACTCCACCTTGCTTAATATTCCAAAAACAGAAAAGCTACTCATTCTCGGTGACTTCAACGCAAGAGTCGGCTCTGACCATCACATCTGGAAAGGTGTCTTAGGTAAATTTGGGATAGGTCAATGCAACAGCAAAGGATTATTACTACTCCAGACCTGTGCTGAACACAAGCTGCTCATATCGAACACAATATTCAGTCTTCCAATGAGAAAGCGAACTTCCTGGATGCATCCCCGCTCAAGACACTGGCACCTCATAGATTACGTCATCACCAGACAATCTGACCGTCTGGACATTCGTGTCACCAAATCTTGCTGTGGTGCAGAGTGTGGAACAGACCATCGCCTCAtcatcacaaaactaaacattcgtaTCCAACCAAAGAGACGTCCGCAAAAATCAAAACCCCTAAAAAGGCTAAACACGGCCAGCTTAGCAGATGACAAAACTGAAAAGTCGATTGCAGATGCAATAGAGAACTGCCTTAAGTCCACCGTTctaactgaatcaaatgtaGATAAAAGCTGGGAATGCTTCAAAGAAGCTATCTATAGCACAGCATTAAACATACTCGGTCCTATGGAGAGAAAGCATCAGGACTGGTTTGATGAAAACAGTATTGAGATCAGAAAACTATTAGACGAAAAGCACAAGCTCCACAAATTGTGTCTGAACAACCCCAATCCTTGCACGCATCCTTCTAAATCGGCTTATGCAACACATAGAatatggtctactaccagaaagccagtgcggcttcagaaaagagcCGTGGAACCATTGTcatga